One region of Vitis vinifera cultivar Pinot Noir 40024 chromosome 1, ASM3070453v1 genomic DNA includes:
- the LOC109121405 gene encoding pentatricopeptide repeat-containing protein At4g21065 isoform X1, with translation MNHIYKLHARLLKTGHHNHPLALRRLLLSCAASAPASLSYARSIFDLIAFPDTFAFNTIIRAHADSSPSFSLSLFSKMAMAGVSPDHFTFPFVLKACARLQTGLDLHSLLFKLGFDSDVYVQNGLIHFYGCCGFLDFALKVFEEMPERDLVSWSSMIACFAKNGFGYEALALFQRMQLVGTVKPDEVIVLSVVSAISILGDLELGKWIRGFISRNGLEFTVSLGTALVDMFSRCGCIEESMRVFDEMGERNVLTWTALINGLAVHGRSAEALRMFYEMRNHGFQPDHVTFTGVLVACSHGGLVSEGWHVFESIRNEYGMEPLPEHYGCMVDLLGRAGLLNEACKFVDGMPIRPNSIIWRTLLGACVNHNYIELAEKVKEKINELDSYHDGDYVLLSNVYGGVGRWAEKAGVRNSMREKRISKKPGCSLINVNHLIHEFVAGDNNHPQFESIREFLVSMIDSLKVVGYTPDISNVLFDIEEEEKESTLGYHSEKLAVAFALLCFKDSRTIRVMKNLRICHDCHCFMKYASDVFEREIIIRDRNRFHHFSKGSCSCRDYW, from the coding sequence ATGAATCACATATACAAGCTCCATGCCCGTCTTCTCAAAACCGGTCATCACAACCACCCACTCGCCCTCCGCCGCCTCCTTCTATCGTGCGCCGCCTCTGCTCCGGCCAGCTTATCCTACGCGCGCTCCATCTTCGACCTCATCGCCTTTCCAGACACTTTCGCTTTCAACACCATCATTAGAGCTCATGCCGACTCTTCcccctctttttctctttcgCTCTTCTCTAAAATGGCCATGGCCGGTGTCTCACCAGACCACTTCACCTTTCCCTTTGTTCTCAAGGCTTGCGCCCGTCTCCAAACTGGTCTGGACCTCCACTCACTTCTCTTTAAGCTTGGCTTTGATTCTGATGTTTATGTGCAAAATGGGTTGATCCATTTTTATGGATGTTGTGGGTTTTTGGATTTTGCATTGAAGGTGTTCGAGGAAATGCCCGAAAGAGACTTGGTCTCTTGGTCTTCGATGATCGCTTGTTTTGCGAAGAATGGTTTTGGGTATGAGGCTTTAGCGTTGTTTCAGAGAATGCAGCTTGTGGGTACTGTGAAACCCGATGAAGTTATCGTTCTCAGCGTGGTATCTGCGATTTCTATCTTGGGGGACTTGGAATTGGGAAAGTGGATTCGTGGTTTTATTAGCAGAAATGGGTTGGAATTTACAGTTTCATTGGGGACGGCTTTGGTTGATATGTTTTCTAGATGTGGGTGCATTGAGGAGTCGATGAGGGTGTTTGATGAAATGGGTGAAAGAAATGTGTTGACATGGACTGCATTGATTAATGGGCTTGCGGTGCATGGACGGAGTGCAGAGGCGCTAAGGATGTTTTATGAGATGAGGAATCATGGTTTTCAGCCGGATCATGTTACTTTTACTGGAGTTTTGGTGGCTTGCAGTCATGGAGGTCTTGTCAGTGAGGGGTGGCATGTCTTTGAAAGCATTAGGAATGAATATGGCATGGAACCATTGCCTGAGCATTATGGTTGTATGGTTGATCTCCTTGGCCGTGCAGGCTTGCTTAATGAAGCCTGCAAATTTGTGGATGGAATGCCAATTAGGCCAAATTCCATCATTTGGAGGACTCTGCTTGGAGCATGTGTAAACCACAATTATATTGAGTTGGCAGAGAAAGTGAAGGAGAAGATCAATGAGCTTGATTCTTACCATGATGGTGATTATGTGCTTCTATCAAATGTGTATGGTGGAGTTGGTCGGTGGGCTGAGAAGGCTGGGGTGAGGAATTCAATGAGAGAGAAGAGAATCAGCAAGAAACCTGGCTGTAGTTTGATTAATGTGAACCATTTGATTCATGAGTTTGTTGCAGGAGATAATAATCATCCCCAGTTTGAGAGTATTAGGGAGTTCTTGGTTTCAATGATTGATAGTTTGAAAGTTGTGGGTTATACTCCTGATATATCAAATGTATTGTTTGACATCGAAGAAGAGGAGAAGGAGAGTACTCTTGGTTACCATAGTGAGAAGTTGGCTGTTGCCTTTGCCCTCCTTTGTTTTAAGGACAGTAGGACCATTAGGGTCATGAAGAATCTTCGAATTTGTCATGATTGTCATTGTTTCATGAAGTATGCTTCAGATGTATTTGAAAGGGAGATCATCATCCGGGACAGAAACCGTTTCCATCATTTTAGTAAGGGATCATGCTCTTGCCGGGATTATTGGTGA
- the LOC109121405 gene encoding pentatricopeptide repeat-containing protein At5g48910 isoform X2 — protein sequence MPVFSKPVITTTHSPSAASFYRAPPLLRPAYPTRAPSSTSSPFQTLSLSTPSLELMPTLPPLFLFRSSLKWPWPVSHQTTSPFPLFSRLAPVSKLVFEEMPERDLVSWSSMIACFAKNGFGYEALALFQRMQLVGTVKPDEVIVLSVVSAISILGDLELGKWIRGFISRNGLEFTVSLGTALVDMFSRCGCIEESMRVFDEMGERNVLTWTALINGLAVHGRSAEALRMFYEMRNHGFQPDHVTFTGVLVACSHGGLVSEGWHVFESIRNEYGMEPLPEHYGCMVDLLGRAGLLNEACKFVDGMPIRPNSIIWRTLLGACVNHNYIELAEKVKEKINELDSYHDGDYVLLSNVYGGVGRWAEKAGVRNSMREKRISKKPGCSLINVNHLIHEFVAGDNNHPQFESIREFLVSMIDSLKVVGYTPDISNVLFDIEEEEKESTLGYHSEKLAVAFALLCFKDSRTIRVMKNLRICHDCHCFMKYASDVFEREIIIRDRNRFHHFSKGSCSCRDYW from the exons ATGCCCGTCTTCTCAAAACCGGTCATCACAACCACCCACTCGCCCTCCGCCGCCTCCTTCTATCGTGCGCCGCCTCTGCTCCGGCCAGCTTATCCTACGCGCGCTCCATCTTCGACCTCATCGCCTTTCCAGACACTTTCGCTTTCAACACCATCATTAGAGCTCATGCCGACTCTTCcccctctttttctctttcgCTCTTCTCTAAAATGGCCATGGCCGGTGTCTCACCAGACCACTTCACCTTTCCCTTTGTTCTCAAGGCTTGCGCCCGTCTCCAAACTG GTGTTCGAGGAAATGCCCGAAAGAGACTTGGTCTCTTGGTCTTCGATGATCGCTTGTTTTGCGAAGAATGGTTTTGGGTATGAGGCTTTAGCGTTGTTTCAGAGAATGCAGCTTGTGGGTACTGTGAAACCCGATGAAGTTATCGTTCTCAGCGTGGTATCTGCGATTTCTATCTTGGGGGACTTGGAATTGGGAAAGTGGATTCGTGGTTTTATTAGCAGAAATGGGTTGGAATTTACAGTTTCATTGGGGACGGCTTTGGTTGATATGTTTTCTAGATGTGGGTGCATTGAGGAGTCGATGAGGGTGTTTGATGAAATGGGTGAAAGAAATGTGTTGACATGGACTGCATTGATTAATGGGCTTGCGGTGCATGGACGGAGTGCAGAGGCGCTAAGGATGTTTTATGAGATGAGGAATCATGGTTTTCAGCCGGATCATGTTACTTTTACTGGAGTTTTGGTGGCTTGCAGTCATGGAGGTCTTGTCAGTGAGGGGTGGCATGTCTTTGAAAGCATTAGGAATGAATATGGCATGGAACCATTGCCTGAGCATTATGGTTGTATGGTTGATCTCCTTGGCCGTGCAGGCTTGCTTAATGAAGCCTGCAAATTTGTGGATGGAATGCCAATTAGGCCAAATTCCATCATTTGGAGGACTCTGCTTGGAGCATGTGTAAACCACAATTATATTGAGTTGGCAGAGAAAGTGAAGGAGAAGATCAATGAGCTTGATTCTTACCATGATGGTGATTATGTGCTTCTATCAAATGTGTATGGTGGAGTTGGTCGGTGGGCTGAGAAGGCTGGGGTGAGGAATTCAATGAGAGAGAAGAGAATCAGCAAGAAACCTGGCTGTAGTTTGATTAATGTGAACCATTTGATTCATGAGTTTGTTGCAGGAGATAATAATCATCCCCAGTTTGAGAGTATTAGGGAGTTCTTGGTTTCAATGATTGATAGTTTGAAAGTTGTGGGTTATACTCCTGATATATCAAATGTATTGTTTGACATCGAAGAAGAGGAGAAGGAGAGTACTCTTGGTTACCATAGTGAGAAGTTGGCTGTTGCCTTTGCCCTCCTTTGTTTTAAGGACAGTAGGACCATTAGGGTCATGAAGAATCTTCGAATTTGTCATGATTGTCATTGTTTCATGAAGTATGCTTCAGATGTATTTGAAAGGGAGATCATCATCCGGGACAGAAACCGTTTCCATCATTTTAGTAAGGGATCATGCTCTTGCCGGGATTATTGGTGA
- the LOC100266157 gene encoding protein LAZY 1 isoform X2 has translation MKLLGWMHRKFRQNSSEPLKDFAIGQRSLDDQQYYPKSNYGTKPLRQRDYYLRKSFAGLEAAREEEEDDFEEESSAAISELFHGFLAIGTLGSDPVVNDPSTPTFAISVENITEKETEVTENELKLINDELEKVLGAEAKEDGYSSGRNSHVSTGRSSHGSTITLSGKPMEGTESNGNGTTVCPLQGYLFGSAIELPETTTVAKKEHRTSLGELFQRSKEENSGAKCERGEKRTDKEADKSAVHIMKKMLKKKMLHASSRNSTAAGGTVDSASAETKLHKILHMFHRKVHPESSTATEKPNRPHKNEIKNGIFYDGGCNNGDRMLPDEDIMIFPQRTLSKESIRRYKSQSNPPQFTLCGNDSNGNREYWIKTDADYLVLEL, from the exons GACAAAGATCACTGGATGACCAACAATACTACCCAAAGTCAAACTATGGCACCAAGCCCTTAAGGCAACGAGACTACTACCTTCGAAAGTCATTCGCTGGTCTAGAAGCagcaagagaagaagaagaagatgactTTGAAGAAGAATCATCAGCAGCAATTTCAGAACTCTTCCATGGCTTTCTAGCAATCGGTACCCTCGGCTCAGACCCAGTCGTCAATGACCCATCTACGCCAACATTTGCCATCTCTGTTGAGAACATTACTGAGAAAGAAACTGAAGTGACAGAGAATGAATTGAAGCTCATTAATGATGAGTTGGAGAAGGTGCTAGGAGCTGAAGCTAAAGAAGATGGTTACTCATCTGGGAGAAATAGTCATGTTAGCACAGGAAGAAGCAGTCATGGTAGCACCATCACACTTAGTGGCAAGCCAATGGAAGGCACAGAGTCCAATGGGAATGGAACAACAGTATGCCCACTCCAGGGCTATCTTTTTGGGTCAGCAATAGAATTGCCAGAAACAACCACAGTGGCGAAAAAGGAACATAGAACATCTCTTGGTGAGCTTTTCCAGAGGAGTAAGGAGGAAAATTCTGGAGCAAAATGTGAGAGGGGGGAGAAGCGAACAGATAAAGAAGCAGATAAATCTGCCGTGCATATCATGAAAAAGATGCTAAAGAAGAAAATGCTCCATGCTTCTTCAAGGAACTCTACTGCAGCTGGGGGAACAGTTGATTCTGCTTCCGCAGAAACGAAGCTACATAAG ATCCTACATATGTTCCACAGAAAAGTTCATCCAGAAAGCTCAACCGCCACAGAAAAGCCAAACAGGCCCCACAAAAATGAGATCAAGAATGGCATCTTCTATGACGGGGGGTGCAACAATGGAGATCGGATGCTCCCAGACGAAGACATCATGATATTTCCTCAGAGAACCCTTTCGAAGGAGAGTATACGACGTTACAAGAGCCAGTCTAACCCTCCCCAGTTCACACTTTGTGGCAATGATTCAAATGGGAACAGGGAGTACTGGATCAAAACAGATGCAGATT ATCTGGTGTTGGAGCTCTAA
- the LOC100266157 gene encoding protein LAZY 1 isoform X3, protein MQLLGWMHRKFRQNSSEPLKDFAIGQRSLDDQQYYPKSNYGTKPLRQRDYYLRKSFAGLEAAREEEEDDFEEESSAAISELFHGFLAIGTLGSDPVVNDPSTPTFAISVENITEKETEVTENELKLINDELEKVLGAEAKEDGYSSGRNSHVSTGRSSHGSTITLSGKPMEGTESNGNGTTVCPLQGYLFGSAIELPETTTVAKKEHRTSLGELFQRSKEENSGAKCERGEKRTDKEADKSAVHIMKKMLKKKMLHASSRNSTAAGGTVDSASAETKLHKILHMFHRKVHPESSTATEKPNRPHKNEIKNGIFYDGGCNNGDRMLPDEDIMIFPQRTLSKESIRRYKSQSNPPQFTLCGNDSNGNREYWIKTDADYLVLEL, encoded by the exons GACAAAGATCACTGGATGACCAACAATACTACCCAAAGTCAAACTATGGCACCAAGCCCTTAAGGCAACGAGACTACTACCTTCGAAAGTCATTCGCTGGTCTAGAAGCagcaagagaagaagaagaagatgactTTGAAGAAGAATCATCAGCAGCAATTTCAGAACTCTTCCATGGCTTTCTAGCAATCGGTACCCTCGGCTCAGACCCAGTCGTCAATGACCCATCTACGCCAACATTTGCCATCTCTGTTGAGAACATTACTGAGAAAGAAACTGAAGTGACAGAGAATGAATTGAAGCTCATTAATGATGAGTTGGAGAAGGTGCTAGGAGCTGAAGCTAAAGAAGATGGTTACTCATCTGGGAGAAATAGTCATGTTAGCACAGGAAGAAGCAGTCATGGTAGCACCATCACACTTAGTGGCAAGCCAATGGAAGGCACAGAGTCCAATGGGAATGGAACAACAGTATGCCCACTCCAGGGCTATCTTTTTGGGTCAGCAATAGAATTGCCAGAAACAACCACAGTGGCGAAAAAGGAACATAGAACATCTCTTGGTGAGCTTTTCCAGAGGAGTAAGGAGGAAAATTCTGGAGCAAAATGTGAGAGGGGGGAGAAGCGAACAGATAAAGAAGCAGATAAATCTGCCGTGCATATCATGAAAAAGATGCTAAAGAAGAAAATGCTCCATGCTTCTTCAAGGAACTCTACTGCAGCTGGGGGAACAGTTGATTCTGCTTCCGCAGAAACGAAGCTACATAAG ATCCTACATATGTTCCACAGAAAAGTTCATCCAGAAAGCTCAACCGCCACAGAAAAGCCAAACAGGCCCCACAAAAATGAGATCAAGAATGGCATCTTCTATGACGGGGGGTGCAACAATGGAGATCGGATGCTCCCAGACGAAGACATCATGATATTTCCTCAGAGAACCCTTTCGAAGGAGAGTATACGACGTTACAAGAGCCAGTCTAACCCTCCCCAGTTCACACTTTGTGGCAATGATTCAAATGGGAACAGGGAGTACTGGATCAAAACAGATGCAGATT ATCTGGTGTTGGAGCTCTAA
- the LOC100266157 gene encoding protein LAZY 1 isoform X1, whose protein sequence is MKLLGWMHRKFRQNSSEPLKDFAIGQRSLDDQQYYPKSNYGTKPLRQRDYYLRKSFAGLEAAREEEEDDFEEESSAAISELFHGFLAIGTLGSDPVVNDPSTPTFAISVENITEKETEVTENELKLINDELEKVLGAEAKEDGYSSGRNSHVSTGRSSHGSTITLSGKPMEGTESNGNGTTVCPLQGYLFGSAIELPETTTVAKKEHRTSLGELFQRSKEENSGAKCERGEKRTDKEADKSAVHIMKKMLKKKMLHASSRNSTAAGGTVDSASAETKLHKILHMFHRKVHPESSTATEKPNRPHKNEIKNGIFYDGGCNNGDRMLPDEDIMIFPQRTLSKESIRRYKSQSNPPQFTLCGNDSNGNREYWIKTDADCKYKNHDSPQNLIQDAP, encoded by the exons GACAAAGATCACTGGATGACCAACAATACTACCCAAAGTCAAACTATGGCACCAAGCCCTTAAGGCAACGAGACTACTACCTTCGAAAGTCATTCGCTGGTCTAGAAGCagcaagagaagaagaagaagatgactTTGAAGAAGAATCATCAGCAGCAATTTCAGAACTCTTCCATGGCTTTCTAGCAATCGGTACCCTCGGCTCAGACCCAGTCGTCAATGACCCATCTACGCCAACATTTGCCATCTCTGTTGAGAACATTACTGAGAAAGAAACTGAAGTGACAGAGAATGAATTGAAGCTCATTAATGATGAGTTGGAGAAGGTGCTAGGAGCTGAAGCTAAAGAAGATGGTTACTCATCTGGGAGAAATAGTCATGTTAGCACAGGAAGAAGCAGTCATGGTAGCACCATCACACTTAGTGGCAAGCCAATGGAAGGCACAGAGTCCAATGGGAATGGAACAACAGTATGCCCACTCCAGGGCTATCTTTTTGGGTCAGCAATAGAATTGCCAGAAACAACCACAGTGGCGAAAAAGGAACATAGAACATCTCTTGGTGAGCTTTTCCAGAGGAGTAAGGAGGAAAATTCTGGAGCAAAATGTGAGAGGGGGGAGAAGCGAACAGATAAAGAAGCAGATAAATCTGCCGTGCATATCATGAAAAAGATGCTAAAGAAGAAAATGCTCCATGCTTCTTCAAGGAACTCTACTGCAGCTGGGGGAACAGTTGATTCTGCTTCCGCAGAAACGAAGCTACATAAG ATCCTACATATGTTCCACAGAAAAGTTCATCCAGAAAGCTCAACCGCCACAGAAAAGCCAAACAGGCCCCACAAAAATGAGATCAAGAATGGCATCTTCTATGACGGGGGGTGCAACAATGGAGATCGGATGCTCCCAGACGAAGACATCATGATATTTCCTCAGAGAACCCTTTCGAAGGAGAGTATACGACGTTACAAGAGCCAGTCTAACCCTCCCCAGTTCACACTTTGTGGCAATGATTCAAATGGGAACAGGGAGTACTGGATCAAAACAGATGCAGATTGTAAGTACAAAAACCATGATTCACCACAAAACCTCATACAGGATGCTCCATGA